One segment of Luteolibacter rhizosphaerae DNA contains the following:
- a CDS encoding InlB B-repeat-containing protein, with protein sequence MNRLTLSLLALPLWALPTGLRAASDITISTAATSGGALSGTNPKAFTASAATANLQVSALQTELNAGTGVTVDTASAFSGNGDLTISNAVTKNSGALSPLALTAARDISISGALSASGGAMPLTLNAGRNITSTQGITTNGGAVVLAPTGEFVIGGTLNAGAGSVTLQKGTLRSATSQTISTAGGMTVTAGASLRLHGAVTGPLSVAGSVSPAAPGATGSLQVSGIFSLQPGSSTSIEIGGTSMGSNYDKITATGAVNVAGTLSVDLVNNFHDMIATSNSFTILQGSSIGGTFTGLPNGSRYTLPNDRGSFRVNYTATTVVLDDWQPTVTVLAWDPGTAEAGTEVFSNTNTRAGRHFFKVTTQSSDIGGWRSRLTVTSGEAALYFSKTILPTTSSSTHSSVQTGSDGLVLRDDQFAANEEWTLMVFATEGAQWNLVSGKPYVHDLGALPFTDANSNGQYDIGEAVSAQNAPAAPMPPEGIRFYKSVLPTGTPGWSLWLNGSNREIALRSNKLPFHNHTNNYTRKQAGRMLAVAPVIGSTGSTWYSSIVAPAGELVGLDSRIQFVSDLAYNGTVSNVAVTGAPYRVFRVQVPVDQIAWDINAVAVTGNPDIAVRKGNVPAEFDNEAFSATAGSATEGITLVPNYLTDGTWYITAWGDAPYTFTLKNGDPVITPLSFTDTKVNDQPARAGWRFYALTDIPSQVGALGWELQLANHVPGTQIALRRNKVPGRWQKRVDGGAGVTDTNSAYMDDSSTNGFVQRMNHQADVWYVGIFLPQQALGAFNLDVHPITPATIPFQTSTAVGPIPAQKWHYYRMDIGSGMLGWDLRLKNATGGNCSLVVRRDQLPSTTGTNTGGTTPWSPSSGTSWASGYQITGSNDWTGRPYDVTGTARREMNDRLLLGAGRPLVPGTYYIGIYNDGSDPVAGTSGQTASMTLESRGIGAGLDIPVGSLGLATGSGVTVSNLAPREAAYYKVSIPENTPSWEFTLDQGPGESAVVARRGAIPDFNAVYNGDVQDTSNNSTRQVKVQRSGSERYLLLPLNNQPALLAGDYYIGVLSEGLNPPASNVVGSAPGSATLTSRGPLAIQDLGAASTSGITQQISLSGAQVKAYQFTVPVGTAALEVRLDNRAGNPQLAMISGTKIPQPDASAHDYGIAGGQTAAPSGGMGRVTTGSLLNIANPVAGIYTLTVRAEDLNSVYPDASANLVIMANGPVPMDFNDTEIVSNHTSAAWRYFQVTVPDGVMGWDLRLTNILSGNPQMVIRRDQLPSVLGTNVGNSTPWNPSTETTWPSGYQWTGGVDWTGRGFDTSTSPRRGVGERVFAAMGRPLTPGTYIVGVFNQGTDPLTGTANTPASYSIESRGVGAGQPIGVGEIPFVIGGATTVNELPRREAAYFKITIPPNTPRWEFNLNPTAGEAMMIVRRGYLPDFNAAEGGDVQDTGSGSRQVEMQRTGMERYLLLPQNNQDSILPGDYYLAVIAEGVNPPGSTVTGTGTSSATFTIQQPINAADLGTVSTAGSTQAVALAAAETKAYQFTVPAGTLSMEIGLDNKIGNPVLAIISGTKIPQPDSSAQDYGVAGGQSSAPAGGGMSRQSISGLQTFTNPPPGVYTATVRADDVANPATADFVIRANVPQDLPLGGGSTVVTNHGPNSWKYFRVEVPADIAGWDLRIKDITGGDVSWAVRRDQIPANTGTNTGGTTPWSPSATSSWPSGNQWAGGKDWTERGYDTTVSARREMNDRLVMAMGRPLEAGTYFIGVLNGGSDPIGGGSNQMSSYTIESRFIGNGKAIPIRTLDYVAGSSVPVNNLAPREAAYYKLSIPANTPSWEFTFAPISGETMVAARQGFIPDFNAAAGGNLQDASTSRQIKVQKAGAERYLLLPSNNEDKILAGDYYIAVVSEGVNPPNSTVIGSGSSSGTLASNGSPAVTNLGTASLTPINHAVSLSGAQVKGYQFTVPEGVVSLELQLNNRTGNPRMALISGNRLPFPDSSVNEFGIGGGQSTTPAEGFARTLADSLITVPNPPPGVYSLTVRADDLSSVYPDATGDLVIVARPRTALNFASSQNGNGLSHSDTKQLADGQKQFYEIAVPATLSNQAVIGWILKVNHAQGDTTLRVYKTWGNTSTGIQVTGNAALIVPPFLTFNETWFVEVTATGLTNYTLTSRPVTLERPAWQMPTGHNFTFGDSGNDSSGNPLPGDRGVDIGQDDWHVYAIDVPQRNSGLLRTELRAISGNPDLYIREDGVPTTDHDANGGETGGASLVHREMKDSGSEYGNWVPVDGRAERQLRPGRWYLGVKAAGGSNARYRLLASTGNVTDLELSGASVTNQTLIGRDSRYYRFTVPVDAPATWNLGFTQQVGDVVMWVRDAVPSGQNSGTSSANSSIESWVDDAKNQGPYLAGGYDAPQIYGLNTPPLRPGHTYYAGFRATSDATFSLTSNITGNAPVATPVSFYNGVIDTAIPAGGNVLYKIAAPAEGTRLKWTSTHPATVQLRVEQGTIPGLSGTQHSNSSTANSTMNQVLTATGWPWQSAQTYYLRIVNNGAAQANVLVNVAGVNAGTEDEDNDGLLDAWERKYFNSLTHNGAADPDGDGVSNLVEQTDGTVPNDINSAKYFLNVNANFGSVTKAPNLPKYDRGTQVTLTPTPNPGLIFTGWSVGATGTSNPLQFAIMADRNITANFGVSLPVALDTPLAITTGGDGIWLGQTVTSMDGTDAAQSAPIGNNQQAWMETTVNGPGEMAFAWKVSSQSGDYLEFHVDGVLKTGRITGEVDWQLKSYAIDPGQHVLRWRYVKNGAGTAGADSAWVDAVNWMPAGGYNQWVSTNFTPQEIANPLIVGQDADPDRDGVANLIEYAFGTNPKGTGDMGMGRLTPEVVEVAGKKRLRLRFTLPEFVPADVLYEVQVTNDLGNWTVIADQQGTTGWNGAASTGIGQPVDGRREHLITDDATLPPTTKRLGRVKVSLQ encoded by the coding sequence ATGAATCGCCTGACTCTCTCCCTTCTGGCGCTGCCGCTCTGGGCACTGCCCACCGGCCTCAGGGCCGCTTCCGATATCACGATTTCCACAGCCGCGACCTCGGGCGGAGCCCTCAGCGGGACGAACCCGAAGGCTTTCACGGCCAGCGCCGCCACCGCGAACCTGCAGGTTTCCGCCCTTCAAACGGAGTTGAATGCGGGAACGGGGGTGACGGTTGATACCGCGAGCGCGTTCTCCGGCAACGGCGATCTCACGATCTCCAACGCCGTGACGAAGAACAGCGGAGCCCTCAGTCCGCTTGCCCTGACCGCGGCACGGGATATCAGCATCAGTGGCGCGCTCTCCGCCTCGGGCGGGGCCATGCCGCTGACGCTGAATGCCGGGCGGAACATCACGAGCACGCAGGGGATCACCACGAACGGCGGAGCAGTGGTGTTGGCTCCGACGGGCGAGTTCGTGATCGGGGGCACGCTCAATGCCGGCGCGGGATCGGTCACGCTGCAGAAGGGCACCTTGCGCTCGGCGACTTCCCAAACGATTTCGACTGCGGGTGGAATGACGGTGACGGCGGGTGCTTCGCTGCGGTTGCACGGTGCGGTCACCGGCCCCTTGAGCGTGGCGGGCAGCGTCTCGCCGGCGGCACCCGGGGCGACGGGTTCGCTACAGGTCAGCGGGATCTTCAGTCTGCAGCCGGGGAGCTCCACGTCGATCGAGATCGGCGGGACCTCGATGGGGAGCAATTACGACAAGATCACGGCAACGGGCGCGGTGAATGTCGCGGGGACGCTAAGCGTGGATCTGGTGAACAACTTCCACGACATGATCGCGACCAGCAATAGCTTCACGATCCTGCAAGGCAGCAGCATCGGCGGGACCTTCACGGGGCTGCCGAACGGTTCGCGCTACACGCTGCCGAACGACCGCGGGTCATTCCGGGTGAACTACACCGCCACCACGGTGGTGCTGGATGACTGGCAGCCGACGGTGACCGTTTTGGCTTGGGACCCGGGTACGGCGGAGGCGGGGACGGAGGTCTTCTCCAACACTAACACGCGCGCGGGCCGACACTTCTTCAAGGTGACCACGCAGTCTTCGGATATCGGCGGCTGGCGCAGCCGCTTGACGGTGACGAGCGGTGAAGCCGCCCTGTATTTCTCGAAGACGATCCTGCCGACCACGAGCAGTAGCACCCATAGCTCGGTGCAGACGGGGTCCGACGGCTTGGTGCTACGCGACGACCAATTCGCGGCGAACGAAGAGTGGACGCTGATGGTTTTTGCCACGGAGGGTGCGCAGTGGAACCTCGTGAGCGGCAAGCCCTATGTGCATGACCTGGGGGCTCTGCCCTTCACGGATGCAAACTCGAACGGCCAGTATGACATCGGCGAGGCGGTGAGCGCGCAGAATGCCCCGGCCGCGCCGATGCCGCCGGAAGGTATCCGCTTCTACAAGTCCGTGCTGCCGACCGGCACTCCAGGTTGGAGCCTGTGGCTAAACGGCAGCAACCGCGAGATCGCGCTGCGCTCTAACAAACTACCCTTCCACAACCACACGAACAACTACACCCGCAAGCAAGCCGGGCGGATGCTGGCGGTGGCTCCGGTGATCGGGAGCACCGGCAGCACCTGGTATTCGAGCATCGTGGCACCTGCGGGCGAGTTGGTCGGCTTGGATTCGCGGATCCAGTTTGTCAGCGATCTGGCTTACAATGGCACCGTCTCGAACGTCGCGGTGACGGGTGCACCCTACCGCGTTTTCCGCGTGCAGGTGCCGGTGGACCAAATCGCCTGGGACATCAATGCGGTGGCGGTCACGGGGAATCCGGACATCGCCGTACGCAAGGGCAATGTGCCCGCGGAGTTCGACAACGAAGCCTTCTCCGCCACGGCGGGAAGTGCGACCGAGGGCATCACGCTGGTGCCGAATTACCTGACCGACGGAACTTGGTACATCACGGCTTGGGGTGACGCGCCCTACACCTTCACGCTGAAGAACGGAGATCCGGTCATCACCCCGCTTTCGTTCACCGATACGAAGGTGAACGACCAGCCCGCGCGTGCCGGTTGGCGTTTCTATGCACTGACCGACATCCCCTCGCAGGTCGGCGCCTTAGGCTGGGAGCTCCAGCTCGCCAATCATGTTCCCGGCACCCAGATCGCGCTGCGCCGGAACAAGGTGCCGGGCCGCTGGCAGAAGCGCGTGGACGGTGGCGCCGGAGTCACCGACACGAACAGCGCCTACATGGACGACTCGAGCACGAACGGCTTCGTCCAGCGCATGAATCACCAGGCAGATGTCTGGTACGTGGGGATCTTCCTGCCGCAGCAAGCGCTCGGAGCCTTCAACCTGGACGTGCATCCGATCACTCCGGCCACCATTCCCTTCCAGACCAGCACCGCGGTGGGTCCGATCCCCGCGCAGAAGTGGCACTACTACCGGATGGATATCGGCAGCGGGATGCTCGGCTGGGACCTGCGCCTGAAGAACGCCACCGGCGGCAACTGCAGCCTGGTCGTGCGGCGCGATCAGTTGCCATCGACAACCGGAACGAACACCGGCGGGACCACCCCATGGTCGCCCTCCTCTGGGACCAGTTGGGCGAGCGGCTATCAGATCACGGGCAGCAATGATTGGACCGGCCGTCCCTACGACGTGACCGGCACCGCGCGCCGCGAGATGAATGACCGTCTGCTGCTGGGCGCGGGCCGTCCTTTGGTCCCCGGAACCTATTACATCGGCATCTACAACGACGGCTCCGACCCGGTGGCAGGGACCAGCGGGCAGACGGCTAGCATGACCTTGGAAAGCCGCGGTATCGGTGCCGGGCTGGACATTCCGGTCGGTAGCTTGGGTCTTGCGACCGGGAGCGGCGTGACGGTGAGCAACCTCGCTCCGCGCGAAGCCGCCTACTATAAAGTTAGTATTCCAGAGAACACCCCGAGCTGGGAGTTCACGCTGGATCAGGGCCCCGGCGAGTCGGCGGTGGTCGCGCGCCGCGGCGCGATCCCGGATTTCAATGCCGTCTACAACGGTGACGTGCAGGACACCTCGAACAACTCCACGCGCCAAGTGAAGGTGCAACGCAGCGGTAGCGAGCGCTACCTGCTCCTGCCGCTCAACAACCAGCCGGCGCTTCTGGCTGGGGATTACTACATCGGTGTTCTCAGCGAAGGGCTCAATCCTCCGGCCTCGAACGTCGTCGGGTCGGCCCCAGGGAGCGCCACGCTCACCAGCCGCGGACCTCTGGCCATCCAGGATCTCGGCGCGGCGAGCACTTCGGGGATCACACAGCAAATCAGCCTGAGCGGCGCTCAGGTGAAGGCCTATCAATTTACGGTGCCGGTGGGAACCGCGGCGTTGGAAGTGCGCCTCGACAACCGCGCGGGCAATCCGCAACTGGCGATGATCTCCGGAACCAAGATCCCGCAGCCCGATGCCTCAGCCCATGATTACGGGATCGCCGGTGGGCAGACCGCTGCCCCAAGCGGCGGCATGGGCCGGGTGACGACCGGCAGCTTGCTCAACATCGCGAACCCGGTGGCGGGGATCTACACGCTCACGGTGCGGGCGGAGGATTTGAACAGCGTCTACCCGGATGCGAGCGCCAATCTCGTGATCATGGCGAACGGGCCGGTGCCGATGGATTTCAACGACACGGAGATCGTGAGCAATCACACGTCAGCCGCATGGCGCTACTTCCAAGTCACCGTGCCGGATGGCGTGATGGGCTGGGACCTGCGCCTGACGAATATTCTCAGCGGCAATCCGCAGATGGTGATCCGCCGCGACCAGTTGCCCTCGGTCTTGGGGACGAATGTCGGCAATAGCACCCCGTGGAATCCTTCCACCGAGACCACTTGGCCGAGCGGCTACCAGTGGACCGGCGGGGTCGATTGGACGGGTCGCGGCTTCGACACCAGCACCTCACCCCGGCGCGGCGTGGGAGAGCGGGTCTTCGCGGCCATGGGCCGCCCCCTGACCCCCGGCACCTACATCGTGGGTGTCTTCAACCAAGGCACGGATCCGCTCACCGGTACCGCCAATACGCCTGCGAGCTACAGCATCGAGAGCCGCGGCGTGGGAGCGGGCCAGCCAATCGGCGTGGGAGAGATTCCCTTCGTGATCGGTGGTGCCACCACGGTTAACGAGCTGCCGCGCCGTGAGGCTGCCTACTTCAAGATCACCATTCCCCCGAACACCCCGCGCTGGGAGTTCAATCTCAACCCCACCGCGGGCGAGGCGATGATGATCGTGCGCCGCGGCTACCTGCCCGACTTCAATGCCGCCGAAGGAGGGGATGTGCAGGACACCGGCTCAGGCAGCCGCCAAGTCGAGATGCAACGCACCGGCATGGAGCGCTACCTGCTCCTGCCCCAAAATAACCAGGATTCGATCCTCCCCGGTGACTATTATCTGGCGGTGATCGCGGAAGGGGTGAACCCGCCGGGCTCCACGGTGACCGGCACGGGCACCAGCAGCGCCACCTTCACCATCCAGCAGCCGATCAATGCGGCGGATCTCGGCACGGTCAGCACCGCGGGCAGCACCCAAGCCGTCGCGCTCGCGGCGGCGGAAACGAAGGCCTATCAGTTCACGGTTCCTGCGGGCACCTTGAGCATGGAAATCGGCTTGGATAACAAGATCGGGAATCCGGTGCTGGCGATCATCTCCGGCACGAAGATCCCGCAGCCGGACAGTTCCGCGCAAGACTACGGCGTGGCTGGCGGACAAAGCTCCGCACCTGCAGGCGGTGGCATGAGCCGCCAATCTATCAGCGGCTTGCAGACCTTCACCAATCCTCCGCCGGGCGTCTATACCGCCACGGTCCGTGCGGACGATGTGGCGAATCCCGCGACCGCGGACTTTGTGATCCGCGCGAATGTCCCGCAGGATCTGCCTCTGGGAGGTGGAAGCACCGTGGTGACCAATCACGGGCCGAACTCGTGGAAGTACTTCCGCGTCGAAGTGCCCGCCGACATCGCGGGCTGGGACCTGCGCATCAAGGATATCACCGGCGGCGATGTGAGCTGGGCGGTGCGCCGGGACCAGATCCCCGCAAATACCGGCACGAATACCGGCGGCACCACCCCGTGGAGCCCTTCTGCCACCTCCTCCTGGCCAAGCGGCAACCAGTGGGCCGGTGGCAAGGACTGGACCGAGCGCGGCTATGACACGACCGTCTCCGCACGTCGCGAGATGAACGACCGGCTGGTGATGGCGATGGGCCGCCCCTTGGAGGCGGGCACCTACTTCATCGGCGTCCTGAACGGTGGCTCCGATCCGATCGGCGGTGGGAGCAACCAGATGTCCTCTTATACCATCGAGAGCCGCTTCATCGGAAACGGTAAGGCGATCCCGATCCGCACACTCGATTATGTCGCGGGCAGCAGCGTGCCGGTGAACAATCTCGCTCCCCGGGAGGCGGCCTACTACAAGCTTAGTATCCCGGCGAACACCCCGAGCTGGGAATTCACCTTCGCGCCGATCTCCGGCGAGACCATGGTGGCAGCACGCCAAGGCTTCATCCCGGACTTCAATGCCGCCGCCGGTGGCAACCTGCAGGATGCGAGCACCAGCCGCCAGATCAAGGTACAGAAGGCCGGTGCCGAGCGCTACCTGCTCCTGCCGTCGAACAACGAGGACAAGATTTTGGCGGGCGACTACTACATCGCCGTGGTCTCGGAAGGGGTAAACCCGCCGAACTCGACGGTGATCGGCAGCGGCAGCAGCAGCGGCACCCTGGCGAGCAACGGCTCGCCGGCAGTGACCAATCTCGGCACTGCTTCGCTCACGCCGATCAATCACGCCGTGAGCCTTTCCGGTGCCCAGGTGAAAGGATATCAGTTCACGGTGCCGGAAGGCGTGGTGAGCTTGGAGCTCCAGCTCAACAACCGTACCGGCAATCCGCGCATGGCGCTGATCTCGGGCAATCGCTTGCCCTTCCCAGATAGCTCGGTGAACGAGTTCGGGATCGGCGGAGGGCAATCCACGACCCCCGCGGAAGGCTTCGCAAGAACACTGGCGGACAGCCTCATCACGGTGCCGAATCCGCCTCCGGGAGTTTACAGCCTGACGGTCCGGGCGGACGACCTGAGCAGCGTTTACCCGGATGCCACCGGGGATCTGGTGATCGTGGCACGTCCTCGCACCGCCTTGAACTTCGCTTCCAGCCAGAATGGCAACGGCCTTTCGCACAGCGATACCAAGCAGCTCGCGGACGGCCAGAAGCAGTTCTATGAGATCGCCGTTCCCGCCACCCTCTCAAACCAAGCGGTGATCGGTTGGATCCTGAAGGTGAATCACGCCCAAGGCGATACCACCCTGCGCGTCTACAAGACTTGGGGGAATACCTCGACCGGCATCCAGGTGACGGGAAATGCCGCGCTGATCGTACCGCCCTTTCTCACCTTCAACGAAACCTGGTTCGTGGAGGTCACGGCCACCGGCTTGACCAACTACACGCTGACCAGCCGGCCGGTGACCTTGGAACGTCCGGCGTGGCAGATGCCGACCGGCCACAACTTCACCTTTGGCGATAGTGGCAACGACAGCAGCGGCAATCCTCTGCCCGGAGACCGCGGCGTGGATATCGGTCAGGACGACTGGCATGTGTACGCGATCGATGTGCCGCAAAGAAACTCCGGACTGTTGCGCACGGAGTTGCGCGCGATCAGCGGCAACCCCGACCTCTACATCCGTGAAGACGGCGTGCCGACCACGGACCACGATGCCAATGGCGGCGAAACCGGCGGTGCCTCCCTCGTCCACCGCGAGATGAAAGACAGCGGCTCCGAGTATGGCAACTGGGTGCCGGTGGATGGCCGTGCCGAACGCCAGCTCCGCCCGGGCCGCTGGTATCTGGGCGTGAAGGCGGCGGGCGGCAGCAATGCGCGCTACCGCCTGCTGGCCTCGACCGGGAATGTCACGGATCTGGAATTGAGCGGTGCGAGCGTGACCAATCAAACCCTGATCGGGCGCGACTCGCGCTACTACCGCTTCACCGTTCCGGTGGATGCCCCGGCGACGTGGAATCTCGGCTTCACCCAGCAGGTGGGAGATGTGGTCATGTGGGTTCGCGATGCGGTTCCCTCCGGACAGAATTCAGGCACGAGCTCGGCGAACAGCTCGATCGAGAGTTGGGTGGACGATGCCAAGAACCAAGGACCCTATCTGGCAGGCGGCTACGATGCGCCGCAGATCTATGGCCTCAATACCCCGCCGCTACGGCCCGGGCACACCTATTACGCGGGCTTCCGCGCCACGAGCGATGCCACCTTCAGTCTGACCAGCAACATCACCGGCAATGCGCCGGTGGCGACCCCGGTGAGCTTCTACAATGGCGTGATCGATACCGCCATCCCGGCGGGTGGCAACGTGCTCTATAAGATCGCCGCACCGGCTGAGGGGACGCGCTTGAAGTGGACCTCCACCCATCCGGCCACCGTGCAGCTCCGCGTGGAGCAGGGGACCATTCCCGGTCTCAGTGGCACGCAGCATAGCAACAGTTCCACCGCGAACAGCACGATGAACCAAGTGCTGACCGCTACGGGTTGGCCATGGCAAAGCGCGCAAACCTACTACCTGCGGATCGTGAACAACGGGGCCGCCCAAGCCAACGTGCTCGTGAATGTGGCAGGCGTGAATGCCGGCACTGAAGACGAGGACAACGACGGCCTGCTCGATGCCTGGGAACGCAAGTACTTCAACAGCCTCACCCATAACGGTGCGGCGGATCCGGATGGCGATGGCGTGAGCAACTTGGTGGAGCAGACCGATGGCACCGTCCCGAACGACATTAACTCCGCGAAGTATTTCCTGAACGTGAACGCGAATTTCGGCAGCGTGACGAAAGCACCGAACCTGCCGAAATATGATCGCGGCACGCAGGTGACTCTCACCCCGACTCCGAATCCGGGACTGATCTTCACCGGCTGGTCGGTGGGGGCGACGGGAACCAGCAATCCGCTGCAATTCGCCATCATGGCGGACCGCAACATCACCGCGAACTTCGGCGTGAGCCTGCCGGTGGCACTCGATACCCCGCTGGCCATTACCACCGGTGGCGACGGTATCTGGCTTGGGCAAACGGTCACCAGCATGGACGGAACCGATGCCGCCCAGAGCGCGCCAATCGGTAACAACCAGCAGGCATGGATGGAGACCACGGTGAATGGCCCGGGCGAGATGGCCTTCGCTTGGAAGGTGTCCTCGCAGTCCGGGGATTACCTCGAGTTCCACGTCGATGGGGTGCTGAAGACCGGTCGCATCACCGGGGAGGTGGACTGGCAGCTGAAGTCCTACGCCATCGATCCGGGACAGCACGTGCTGCGCTGGCGCTATGTGAAGAACGGCGCAGGCACGGCGGGGGCTGATAGCGCGTGGGTGGATGCGGTGAACTGGATGCCAGCCGGTGGCTACAACCAGTGGGTGAGCACGAACTTCACGCCGCAGGAGATCGCCAATCCCCTGATCGTCGGCCAGGATGCGGATCCGGACCGTGACGGCGTGGCGAACCTCATCGAGTATGCCTTCGGCACCAATCCCAAGGGAACGGGTGATATGGGCATGGGTCGCCTGACACCCGAGGTGGTGGAGGTGGCCGGGAAGAAGCGTCTGCGCCTGCGATTCACGCTACCCGAGTTCGTTCCCGCCGACGTTCTTTACGAGGTGCAGGTCACGAATGATCTGGGGAACTGGACGGTAATCGCGGACCAGCAGGGCACCACGGGTTGGAACGGTGCCGCGAGCACTGGCATCGGCCAGCCGGTGGATGGCCGCCGCGAGCATCTCATCACCGATGACGCCACGCTGCCGCCGACGACCAAGCGGCTGGGTCGCGTGAAGGTGAGCTTGCAGTAG
- the asnS gene encoding asparagine--tRNA ligase: MRSLIRDLLASAAPADSVQAAGWVRTRRDSKAFSFVSLNDGSCLGNLQVIADVGIPGSEDLVRMSTGASVAVEGKLIPSQGGEQAWELQATSIRLLGEAPEDFPLQKKGHSPEFLRSIAHLRPRTNLYGAMFRVRSRMSHAVHRFFAERSFYYVHTPIITASDCEGAGEMFRVTTIDPLAGKAKSYGEDFFGKAAHLTVSGQLEGELFATALGNIYTFGPTFRAENSNTSRHAAEFWMIEPEMAFCDLQGDMDLAEAMVKYLVREALDHQDGDLSIFEKFVDKGLRARLEFVADNSFERISYTDAVEILKKSGKSFEYPVEYGLNLQSEHERWLTEEHFKKPTTIFNYPKEIKPFYMRLNDDDKTVTAMDLLVPGIGEIVGGSQREERLDVLLANMERHGLSTEDYSWYIDTRKYGSVPHAGFGMGFERMLMFVTGMQNIRDVIPFVRTPGQCEF, translated from the coding sequence ATGCGCAGCCTCATCCGTGATCTTCTTGCCTCTGCGGCTCCGGCCGATTCCGTCCAAGCCGCCGGCTGGGTCCGGACGCGTCGCGATTCGAAGGCCTTTTCCTTCGTCTCCCTGAACGACGGCTCCTGCCTCGGCAACCTGCAAGTGATCGCCGACGTGGGGATCCCGGGTTCAGAGGATCTCGTGAGAATGAGCACCGGCGCTTCGGTGGCGGTGGAGGGCAAGCTGATCCCGTCCCAGGGCGGCGAGCAGGCATGGGAGTTGCAGGCGACTTCGATCCGTCTGTTAGGCGAGGCGCCGGAAGATTTCCCGCTGCAGAAGAAGGGTCACTCCCCGGAGTTCCTGCGCAGCATCGCCCACCTGCGGCCGCGCACGAATCTCTACGGTGCGATGTTCCGCGTGCGCAGCCGCATGAGCCACGCGGTGCACCGCTTCTTCGCGGAGAGGAGCTTCTACTATGTCCACACGCCGATCATCACCGCGAGCGATTGTGAAGGGGCGGGGGAGATGTTCCGCGTGACCACGATCGATCCGCTTGCAGGCAAGGCGAAGTCCTACGGGGAAGACTTCTTCGGCAAGGCCGCGCACCTCACGGTGTCCGGACAGTTGGAGGGCGAACTCTTCGCCACCGCGCTGGGAAATATCTACACCTTCGGGCCAACCTTCCGTGCGGAGAACTCGAATACCTCCCGCCATGCCGCGGAGTTCTGGATGATCGAGCCGGAGATGGCCTTCTGCGACCTTCAGGGCGACATGGACTTGGCCGAAGCGATGGTGAAGTATCTTGTTAGAGAGGCGCTCGATCACCAGGACGGCGATCTCTCGATCTTCGAGAAGTTCGTGGACAAAGGCCTGCGGGCGCGTCTCGAGTTCGTGGCGGACAATTCCTTCGAGCGGATCTCCTACACCGATGCCGTGGAGATCCTGAAGAAGTCCGGCAAGAGCTTCGAATACCCGGTCGAGTATGGCCTGAATCTCCAGAGTGAGCACGAGCGCTGGCTGACCGAGGAGCACTTCAAGAAGCCGACCACCATCTTCAACTACCCGAAGGAGATCAAACCCTTCTACATGCGCTTGAATGACGATGACAAAACCGTCACTGCGATGGACCTGTTGGTTCCCGGCATCGGTGAGATTGTCGGCGGTAGCCAGCGCGAGGAGCGGCTTGATGTGCTGCTGGCAAATATGGAGCGCCATGGTTTGAGCACGGAGGACTATTCTTGGTATATCGATACCCGGAAGTATGGCTCTGTGCCCCATGCGGGCTTCGGCATGGGATTCGAGCGAATGCTCATGTTTGTCACCGGAATGCAGAATATCCGGGACGTGATCCCCTTCGTCCGGACCCCCGGGCAATGCGAATTCTGA